One segment of Streptomyces sp. XD-27 DNA contains the following:
- a CDS encoding SDR family NAD(P)-dependent oxidoreductase has translation MGKLDGRVILVTGAARGQGAAEARLFAAEGARVVLTDVLDDQGEALAAELGRDAAAYVHLDVGTEDGWTAAVAAAKDAFGRIDGLVNNAGVLRVNELVDTPLAEFEAVVRVNQVGAFLGMRAVAPELMAAGGGTIVNTASYVALSGMTFLTAYAATKAAVVGMTRVAAMELAGRNIRVNAMCPGAVDTAMTNPALLDPDTDPAEVAEAADGLYRKVVPLARIGRPEEVARLALFLSCEDSSYITGQPFVIDGGWLAGVSVL, from the coding sequence GTGGGAAAACTCGACGGGCGCGTCATCCTCGTCACGGGCGCGGCCCGCGGCCAGGGTGCCGCGGAGGCACGGCTGTTCGCCGCGGAGGGGGCGCGGGTGGTGCTGACCGACGTCCTGGACGACCAGGGCGAGGCGCTGGCCGCGGAGCTCGGCCGGGACGCCGCCGCCTATGTCCATCTCGACGTCGGAACGGAGGACGGCTGGACGGCCGCCGTCGCCGCCGCCAAGGACGCCTTCGGCAGGATCGACGGACTGGTCAACAACGCGGGCGTGCTGCGGGTCAACGAGCTGGTCGACACCCCGCTGGCGGAGTTCGAGGCGGTGGTGCGGGTCAACCAGGTGGGCGCTTTCCTCGGCATGCGGGCGGTGGCCCCGGAGCTGATGGCCGCGGGCGGCGGGACCATCGTCAACACCGCCTCCTACGTCGCGCTGTCCGGCATGACCTTCCTGACCGCGTATGCCGCGACGAAGGCCGCCGTCGTCGGGATGACGCGGGTGGCCGCGATGGAGCTGGCCGGGCGCAACATCCGGGTCAACGCGATGTGCCCGGGAGCGGTGGACACGGCCATGACCAACCCGGCCCTGCTGGACCCGGACACCGATCCCGCCGAGGTGGCCGAGGCCGCTGACGGGCTCTACCGCAAGGTCGTGCCGCTCGCCCGGATCGGCCGCCCCGAGGAGGTCGCCCGGCTCGCGCTCTTCCTGTCCTGCGAGGACTCCTCGTACATCACCGGCCAGCCGTTCGTCATCGACGGCGGCTGGCTCGCGGGCGTCTCCGTCCTCTAG
- a CDS encoding amidohydrolase family protein produces MESFPEIISVDDHTVEPPHVWRDRLPSKYRDVGPRVVRAPLKDLTFIGGRFAPVMGGPGDEGPLADWWVYEDLRRPLTRLDTAVGYDRDEVRLEAITFEQMRPGSFSVPERLADMDLNHVRSALCFPTFPRFCGQTFTEAKDRELGLLGVRAYNDWMVEEWCGPQAGGRLIPLTLIPLWDAEPAAAEVRRNAARGVRAVCFSEIPPRLGLPSVHTRAWDPFLAACEETGTVIAMHIGSSSQMPSTSADAPPAVGSTITFANCCFSLVDWLMSGIFDRFPRLRIMYAEGQIGWIPYILERADVVWEENRGWGGVADKVLRPPSELFAEHVYGCFFDDPVGLRNLDAIGVGNVLYETDYPHSDSTWPRSREVGEAQMAHLPPETVERIVRGNAIELLGLTEDGLWAGP; encoded by the coding sequence ATGGAGAGCTTCCCGGAGATCATCTCGGTGGACGACCACACGGTTGAGCCCCCGCACGTCTGGCGGGACCGGCTTCCGTCGAAGTACCGCGACGTGGGTCCGCGTGTCGTCCGCGCCCCGCTGAAAGACCTCACGTTCATCGGCGGCAGGTTCGCCCCCGTCATGGGTGGGCCCGGGGACGAGGGGCCGCTCGCCGACTGGTGGGTCTACGAGGACCTGCGCCGCCCCCTCACCCGCCTGGACACCGCCGTCGGCTACGACCGGGACGAGGTCAGGCTCGAAGCGATCACCTTCGAGCAGATGCGGCCGGGTTCGTTCTCGGTGCCGGAGCGGTTGGCCGACATGGACCTCAACCATGTCCGCTCCGCCCTGTGCTTCCCCACCTTCCCGCGCTTCTGCGGGCAGACGTTCACCGAGGCGAAGGACCGCGAACTCGGACTGCTGGGGGTGCGCGCGTACAACGACTGGATGGTGGAGGAGTGGTGCGGGCCGCAGGCGGGCGGGCGCCTGATACCACTGACCCTCATCCCGCTGTGGGACGCGGAGCCGGCCGCCGCCGAGGTGCGCCGCAACGCCGCCCGCGGGGTGCGGGCCGTCTGCTTCTCGGAGATCCCGCCGCGCCTGGGCCTGCCGTCGGTGCACACCCGCGCCTGGGACCCGTTCCTGGCGGCCTGCGAGGAGACCGGCACGGTCATCGCGATGCACATCGGCTCGTCCTCGCAGATGCCGTCCACCTCGGCGGACGCGCCGCCGGCGGTCGGTTCCACCATCACCTTCGCCAACTGCTGCTTCTCGCTGGTCGACTGGCTGATGTCCGGGATCTTCGACCGCTTCCCCCGGCTGCGGATCATGTACGCCGAGGGGCAGATCGGGTGGATCCCGTACATCCTGGAGCGCGCGGACGTGGTCTGGGAGGAGAACCGCGGCTGGGGCGGGGTGGCGGACAAGGTGCTGCGACCGCCCTCGGAGCTGTTCGCGGAACACGTCTACGGCTGCTTCTTCGACGACCCGGTGGGGCTGCGGAACCTCGACGCGATCGGGGTGGGAAACGTGCTGTACGAGACCGACTACCCGCACTCCGACTCCACCTGGCCCCGTTCCCGGGAGGTCGGCGAGGCGCAGATGGCGCACCTGCCGCCGGAGACCGTGGAGCGGATCGTCCGGGGCAACGCCATCGAACTGCTGGGGCTGACCGAGGACGGGCTGTGGGCGGGCCCGTGA
- a CDS encoding amidohydrolase family protein — MLDHVIRGASLVDGTGAPAYDADVGLRDGRIAALGPAGAVTEPARTTEDATGLVLAPGFVDPHTHYDAQLFWDPYATPSMHHGVTTVVGGNCGFTLAPLHPDRPEDADYTRRMMSKVEGMSLVALERGAPWNWSSFGAYLDALEGRIAVNAGFMVGHCALRRHAMGPDAVGGQPDPAQLERMLALLHEAMDAGAWGLSTTQSGTHSDGDGRPVASRYARPEELIALARAVGEHEGTQLEAIVAGCLDRFADEEIDLLVELTAAAGRPLNWNVLTVDAAVPERVPRQLVPSERARKAGGRIVALTMPILTPMNMSLGTFCALNLIPGWGEVLGLPVPERIARLRDPRVRAELLRRAHAPEAGVFRRLAHFDRYVIGDTYTPANAGLTGRVVADIAAERGQDAFTTLVEICAADELRTVLWPMPTDNDPDSWELRRRTWEHEDVLLGGSDAGAHLDRMCGAPYTTRFLGDCLRGRRLVGLERAVRMLTDDPARLFGLRERGRIAPGHHADLVLFDPERIDAGPATLVHDLPGGGPRLDSRAVGVVSVRVGGVETVRDGTVTGATPGRVLRSGHDTATVVTRG, encoded by the coding sequence ATGCTCGACCACGTCATTCGAGGGGCGTCCCTGGTGGACGGGACGGGCGCGCCCGCGTACGACGCCGACGTGGGGCTGCGGGACGGGCGGATCGCGGCCCTCGGGCCCGCCGGCGCCGTCACGGAACCCGCCCGCACCACCGAGGACGCGACCGGGCTGGTGCTCGCGCCCGGCTTCGTCGACCCGCACACCCACTACGACGCCCAGCTGTTCTGGGACCCGTACGCCACCCCCTCGATGCACCACGGCGTCACCACCGTCGTCGGCGGCAACTGCGGCTTCACCCTCGCGCCGCTGCACCCGGACCGGCCCGAGGACGCCGACTACACCCGCCGCATGATGAGCAAGGTCGAGGGCATGTCGCTGGTGGCGCTGGAGCGGGGCGCCCCCTGGAACTGGTCCTCCTTCGGCGCCTACCTCGACGCCCTGGAGGGCCGGATCGCCGTCAACGCCGGGTTCATGGTCGGGCACTGCGCGCTGCGCCGCCATGCGATGGGGCCGGACGCCGTCGGCGGGCAGCCGGACCCCGCGCAACTGGAGCGGATGCTGGCGCTGCTGCACGAGGCCATGGACGCCGGGGCCTGGGGGCTGTCCACCACCCAGTCCGGCACCCACTCCGACGGTGACGGCCGCCCGGTCGCCTCCCGGTACGCGCGGCCGGAGGAGCTCATCGCGCTCGCGCGGGCGGTCGGCGAACACGAGGGGACGCAGCTGGAGGCCATCGTCGCCGGGTGCCTGGACCGGTTCGCGGACGAGGAGATCGACCTGCTGGTGGAGCTGACCGCCGCCGCCGGACGCCCGCTGAACTGGAACGTCCTCACCGTCGACGCCGCCGTGCCGGAACGGGTGCCGCGCCAGCTCGTGCCGAGCGAGCGGGCACGCAAGGCGGGCGGCCGGATCGTCGCGCTGACCATGCCGATCCTCACCCCCATGAACATGTCGCTGGGCACCTTCTGCGCGCTCAACCTCATCCCGGGCTGGGGCGAGGTGCTCGGGCTGCCCGTGCCGGAGCGGATCGCCCGGCTCCGCGACCCGCGGGTGCGGGCGGAGCTCCTGCGGCGGGCCCACGCCCCGGAGGCGGGGGTCTTCCGGCGGCTGGCGCACTTCGACCGGTACGTCATCGGCGACACCTACACGCCCGCCAACGCCGGGCTGACCGGCCGGGTCGTGGCCGACATCGCCGCCGAGCGCGGCCAGGACGCCTTCACCACCCTGGTCGAGATCTGCGCCGCCGACGAGCTGCGCACGGTGCTGTGGCCGATGCCGACCGACAACGATCCGGACAGCTGGGAGCTGCGGCGCCGCACCTGGGAGCACGAGGACGTGCTGCTGGGCGGCTCGGACGCCGGGGCGCACCTGGACCGGATGTGCGGGGCGCCGTACACCACGCGCTTCCTCGGCGACTGCCTGCGCGGACGCCGACTGGTCGGTCTCGAACGCGCCGTACGGATGCTCACCGACGACCCGGCGCGCCTGTTCGGGCTGCGCGAGCGCGGCCGGATCGCCCCCGGCCACCACGCCGACCTGGTGCTCTTCGACCCGGAGCGGATCGACGCGGGCCCGGCCACGCTGGTGCACGACCTGCCGGGCGGCGGCCCGCGGCTGGACTCGCGGGCGGTGGGCGTGGTGAGCGTGCGCGTGGGCGGCGTGGAGACCGTACGGGACGGCACGGTGACCGGCGCGACCCCGGGCCGGGTGCTGCGGTCCGGCCACGACACCGCGACCGTCGTCACCAGGGGCTGA
- a CDS encoding LLM class F420-dependent oxidoreductase → MRVLPRGRLSYGIQLPVQSQSTLYAESWEAGAGPADLVAVARAADRLGFAYVATCDHVAVPRRLAAAMSTVWYDPVTTLAYLAAATERVRLLSHVAVVALRHPLVTAKQYATLDRLSGGRLILGVGAGHVAEEFAALGVDFDRRGPLLDETIDALKAGLGPEEFWEFHGESLDVSGLGQAPRPAQLPRPPLWVGGSSPAALRRAAVRGDGWLPQGDPRDRLPGLIARLRALRERAGVTEPAEIGAIAEPAYVGEPRWRVGRRTLTGPGERIAESLRAYRAMGVDQVQVRFRSRGRTELTDQMAAFAAEVAPHLTD, encoded by the coding sequence ATACGGGTCCTGCCGCGGGGCCGGCTCAGCTACGGCATCCAGCTCCCCGTCCAGTCGCAGAGCACCCTTTACGCCGAGTCGTGGGAGGCCGGGGCCGGGCCCGCCGACCTGGTCGCCGTCGCCCGCGCGGCCGACCGCCTCGGCTTTGCGTACGTCGCCACCTGCGACCACGTGGCCGTGCCCCGGCGGCTGGCCGCCGCCATGAGCACCGTCTGGTATGACCCGGTGACCACCCTGGCGTATCTCGCCGCCGCGACCGAACGGGTGCGGCTGCTCAGCCATGTCGCGGTCGTCGCGCTGCGCCACCCGCTGGTCACCGCCAAGCAGTACGCGACCCTCGACCGGCTCTCCGGCGGGCGGCTGATCCTCGGTGTCGGCGCCGGGCACGTGGCCGAGGAGTTCGCGGCGCTGGGAGTGGACTTCGACCGGCGCGGACCGCTGCTGGACGAGACGATCGACGCGCTGAAGGCCGGGCTGGGGCCCGAGGAGTTCTGGGAGTTCCACGGCGAGAGCCTGGACGTCTCCGGCCTGGGGCAGGCGCCCCGCCCCGCCCAGCTGCCGCGGCCGCCGCTGTGGGTCGGCGGCTCCTCGCCCGCGGCGCTGCGCAGGGCGGCGGTGCGGGGTGACGGCTGGCTGCCGCAGGGGGACCCGCGGGACCGGCTGCCGGGGCTGATCGCCCGGCTGCGCGCCCTGCGCGAGCGGGCCGGGGTCACCGAGCCCGCCGAAATCGGTGCCATCGCCGAACCCGCTTACGTCGGGGAGCCCCGCTGGCGCGTCGGCCGCCGGACCCTGACCGGGCCGGGGGAGCGGATCGCGGAGAGCCTGCGCGCGTACCGGGCGATGGGCGTGGACCAGGTCCAGGTGCGGTTCCGCAGCCGCGGCCGCACCGAACTGACGGACCAGATGGCGGCGTTCGCCGCCGAGGTCGCCCCGCATCTGACCGACTAG
- a CDS encoding LLM class flavin-dependent oxidoreductase — MEFGIFVQGYVPESRRRADPEAEHHALIEETEYVIQADRSGFKYAWASEHHFLDEYSHLSANDVFLGYLAHATDRIHLGSGIFNPLPQVNHPAKVAEKAAMLDHLSGGRFEFGTGRGAGSHEILGFLPGITDMDRTKEIWEETIAEFPRMWLQEEYEGFSGAHWSLPRRKVLPKPYGPAHPAMWYAAGSPSSYAMAAEKGLGVLGFSVQKVSDMEWVVDSYKTAIERARPVGRFVNDNVMVTSTAICAETHAKAVEIAVGGGLHYLQSLLFRYHDTFPRPDGIPEWPQLLPEYTEEIVELLIAEELMICGDPDEVFRQCERWERAGADQLSFGLPIGIGYEDTLNTIRLIGEHVIPKIDTDPVHRTTRFRQAAG; from the coding sequence GTGGAATTCGGGATCTTTGTGCAGGGATACGTACCGGAGAGCCGGCGGCGGGCCGACCCGGAAGCCGAGCACCACGCGCTGATCGAGGAGACCGAGTACGTCATCCAGGCCGACCGGTCCGGCTTCAAGTACGCCTGGGCCTCCGAGCACCACTTCCTGGACGAGTACTCGCACCTGTCGGCCAACGACGTCTTCCTCGGCTATCTGGCGCACGCCACCGACCGCATCCACCTCGGCTCCGGGATCTTCAACCCGCTGCCGCAGGTCAACCACCCGGCCAAGGTCGCCGAGAAGGCCGCGATGCTCGACCATCTGTCCGGCGGGCGGTTCGAGTTCGGCACCGGGCGCGGCGCGGGCAGCCACGAGATCCTCGGCTTCCTGCCCGGCATCACCGACATGGACCGCACCAAGGAGATCTGGGAGGAGACGATCGCCGAGTTCCCCCGGATGTGGCTCCAGGAGGAGTACGAGGGGTTCTCGGGCGCCCACTGGTCGCTGCCCCGCCGCAAGGTGCTGCCCAAGCCGTACGGCCCCGCCCACCCCGCCATGTGGTACGCCGCCGGGTCGCCGTCCTCGTACGCCATGGCGGCCGAGAAGGGCCTCGGCGTGCTGGGGTTCAGCGTGCAGAAGGTCTCCGACATGGAGTGGGTGGTCGACTCGTACAAGACGGCGATCGAGCGGGCCCGGCCGGTCGGCCGCTTCGTCAACGACAACGTCATGGTGACCTCGACGGCGATCTGCGCCGAGACCCACGCGAAGGCCGTCGAGATCGCCGTCGGCGGCGGACTGCACTACCTCCAGTCGCTGCTCTTCCGCTACCACGACACCTTCCCGCGCCCCGACGGCATCCCCGAGTGGCCGCAGTTGCTCCCCGAGTACACCGAGGAGATCGTCGAGCTGCTGATCGCGGAGGAGCTGATGATCTGCGGCGACCCGGACGAGGTGTTCCGGCAGTGCGAGCGCTGGGAGCGGGCGGGTGCCGACCAGCTGTCCTTCGGGCTGCCGATCGGCATCGGCTACGAGGACACGCTGAACACCATCCGGCTGATCGGCGAGCACGTGATCCCGAAGATCGACACCGATCCGGTGCACCGGACGACCCGGTTCCGCCAGGCGGCGGGCTGA